Genomic window (Falco cherrug isolate bFalChe1 chromosome 4, bFalChe1.pri, whole genome shotgun sequence):
CCCCTCAAAGTGGGAAGGCACCGCCCCACTGGTAGGTGACCAGTAGGACCCAACAAGGCTGAAAATGCTCAGGGGGGTCATGTTCTGCTCCCCCTCTTCAGCGGGgacagggaagagcaggaggtCCCCAGGTGCTGCCTTGGCTCTCGACGCGGAGCACTGGCAGGGCCGCATCCatgctgctgtgggcagctcTCCACAAAACCCCATGCCACATCTCACTGGCCACATGGGTGCCCAGGGCACATCCCCGTTAGCTGGGGCTTGTCCCTGTTACCTGAGCCTTGTCCCTGTTACCCTGGGCACATGCCCATTAGCTGGGGTTTGTCCTCATTAGCTTGGGCACATTTCTGTTAGCTGGGGCTTGTCCCTGTTTGTCACCTTGGGCACATCCCTATTATCTGGGGCTCCTCCCCATCACCTTGGGCACATTCCTGTTAGCTGGGACTAGTCCCCATTAGCAGGGGCTTGTCCCTGTCACTGTGGGCATGTTACTGTTAGTGGGGGCTCATGCCTGCCACCACGGGCACATCCCTGTTACTGAAGGCTTACCTCTGTCACCCTTGGCTCATCCCTGTCTGCCTTGGCTCATCCTCGTCACCGTGGGCATGTCCCCATCACCCAGGCCTCGTTCCCATCACCCAGGCCTCGTCCCCATCACCCAGGGCTCGTCCCCATCACCATGGGCATGTCCCTGTCACCCGGGGCTCGTCCCCATCCCTGTGGGCACATCCCCGTGGGCTCATCCCTGTGGGCATGTCCCTGTCACCTGGGGCTTGTCTCCGTGGGCTCACCCCCATCCCCGTGGGCTCATCCCTGTGCCTGTGAGCACGTCCCCGTGGGCTCGTCCCCGTCCCCGTGGGCATGTCCCCGTGGGCATGTCCCCGTGGGCACGCCCCTGTCACCTGGGGCTTGTCCCCGTGGGCTCGTCCCTGCCGCCCGAGGGACGCCCCCGCGGGCTCGCCACTGTTACCTTGGGCTGGtggccgccggggccggggccggggccggggccggggcgggccgccCAGCCGCTGCGGTGCTGCAGCTGCCGCTCGACGTGCTCCAGGCGCCGCGCGTTGTCCCGCAGCAGCGCGGCCAGCGCCGCCCACTTGCGCTCCAGCCGCCCGCCGAAGTCCCGCACGGCCGCCTCCAGCCCCGACACCTTCTGCTCCGCCGTCTCCGCCCGcccctccaggctgagcagccgcAGCGCCTGCGACTCCACCTTCCGCTCCACCGCCTGCACGGCCGCCACCACCGTCCACAGCGAGATCTCGGCCGCGGCCGGCTTGGCCGCCtcggggccgggcgcggggggcggcggcggctgccaGGCCTCGGGCGCCCACTCGGGCTCCTGCTGCGGAGAGGAGACGGGCCGTGAGGGGCCGCCATAccggcgggccgggcccctCGCCGCGGCCCAGGGCccgcccgggcccgccgcccccgcgggcTGACGCCGGGGTGGGGACGGGCGAGGGACAgggccgggaccggccgcccggagccggggggcggggggcgagggggTGAGGGGAGCCGGTACCTGCGCGGGGCCCCAGCGGGCCATGGCCGCCCGCACCGCCGCCTCTGCCGCGCCAcagcgccccctgccggcccGCCCGCGGCGCCGCCACGCCACGCACCCCCCGCCCATCCCCACCCCGGCCCGGCCCATCGTGTCCCCATCCCGTCATCCCATTCCAATCCCATCCCATCGTGTCCCCATCCCGTCATCCCATTCCAATCCCATCCCATCGTGTCCCCATCCCGTCATCCCATTCCAATCCCATCCCATcgtgtccccatcccctcccatcCTATCCCcgtcccatccctgtccccaccccatCCTATCCCATCCCATTCCGTCCGCATCCCACGCTATCCTCACCTCCATCCCATCCTCACCCCTGCCCTGACACTGCAGCTCCCACCTGCCACTATTCCAGCCCACAAGACCCCCACCACCAGCTGACCCACACACACCAGTGCTCCCCTGGCATCACTCCCCCATCACATCCCACCAGGAGGAACCCACCGGCATTCCCGGtaccccaccccagccaggcacagcaaggCCCCCCCAGAGCCGAAGGAAGCCACATGGAGCCATGGGAGACATCCTGGTGACTACAGCATCTATTGGTGCCCTCCAGAAACAGAGTCCCACTCGCGCTGTCCCACCATCCCGGGGTCAAGGAACAAGGAACAACTGGCGCATGAAGGGTCTGCGTGGACAGGGCCAGGCACCATCCATCCCGGtggtgggcaggagctgggtgaCGCTGCCGGTGCTCCAGCCTTCCTCGGTCAGCTCACACCCACAGCTGAAGGGAGTGAGGAGATGGCAGGAGCACAGCCCATCACCAGCACACCCGCTGGCCTCCCACCTGCGCTTTTGCTGTGCCTCCCGCCTCCACCTCAATGGGTGACGGGGagctggtccctgcaggggcACGTTGCCACACGTGGACCCTCTGATGTGCTATGGAAGTCTTTTGGTTTGTGCCGGCGCCTGCTAGGGTCTGCCAGCAGCAGACAAAGTCAGCAGGCTGAGTGAGGCACCTGACACAGCAGGGCCAGAGGATCAGGCGGTGGTTAGCCTGTGCTGGCGCAGCACCAGGAAGCGCTGGCTGGAGTAGTTCTCCGCGCACAGGTTGCACGTGTACATCACCCCAGGCGACAGCGGGTACTGGTTGGGGTTGGGCACCTGCCACATGGTACTGCtctgggtgcagggctgggaggcagggcCCACCGCCCGGCCGGGGCACTGCTCCCCCTCCAAGGGCTGGCAGAACCCCTTGGACGCCCAGAACCGCAGGTGACGTCGGATCTTCTTTTTGGACATGAAGTTGCAGCCGCAGTGGGTGCAGACGTAAGGCACGCTGTTCCTGTGGTTCCGCTGGTGGATGATCAGGTTGATCTTCAGCAGAAAGTTTTTCCTGCACACAGGGCAGGAGTAGGATTTCTCCCGGGTGGAATTTCGCTGGCAGGTTGCAGTCCGGCCCACGCAGGGGCTCTCTATGGGCTTTCTTGGGGAGGTGATGGTGCAGCTGGGATCTGCCTGTGGCATCGTTCTGCGGACATCTGGTATTGCCTCCTTAACCAGTTCATTGGGAACATCTGCCACCAGACCTTGGCCACCATTCCCTGAATCTTTTGTGTCCTCCTCTTCCAGACCCTTCGAGGGTGTTACAGGCACTGCCTGCTTCTCCGCAACAACCTCCTCCTGCGGTACCTCCATCGGGACCCCCACATTGGCATCAGCTGGAAATTTTTCAGAACCCAAGTATTACTTTTCCATGCAGTTCTGAGAAGGCATAAACAGCAAAGGGCTTTCCTCCCAACCCTCCCCTCGCCTCCCACaacctccccagccagcacacATCTTGgccctgctctcctcttccaACTCCGCATCTTCACACCTGGACCGCGTAAAAGATGAGCACAGCTACAGCTCATCCCCACAGACACCGCAAGGGCAGTCTGAAGTGGCAAATGTCACCTAGGTAGGATCGAGGGCGTTTAACAGAAACATCGGGGGTCATCCTTCAAAGCAAATCAACTGGGTGGGCTGGCTGACACCACACCACGCCTCATCCTTTATGGCTTCGAGGCCAGCAACAGGATTTACTGTCAGAACCTTTTCTTGGCCTGAATTGTGTAAAAACCCTTCCTGAAAGTCCCAGAGTGAGCCCTGTGCAAACCTCCCGCCACTCTCTGAGCCAGCCGGTGTTCCTTgaggctgccagccctgccaaggAGGGATGCGGGGCTCTGCCCCAgtacctgctgcaggaggcGGCGCTGGAGACCAGCTCGGATTCACCTCTTCGTGACAACGTGTAGGGACCGGGCAGGAAGGTAACAGGGTTGGCTGGCTGAGATCTGCTGGGATAGCGGTGGCTTCGTGAGGGATGTGTGCTGTAAAGGCAAGAGGAGCGACGATGATGCTGGGTGAgaaacaggcaggcagggggccTAGGACCCCTCGCATATACCGGGTTCACCAGCCACTCACGGGCAATGCAGTCTGCCGTCATCGCCAGGCTCCTGCTTTCCTTCAGGTCCCTACAATTCTCCTCGCAAGACTCCTTTgtcacctgctccagcagacTGTCATTGCTCAGGCAGCCcggctctgcagaggagaagggCACATGGCTTtaccagcagccagctgggagctCAGAGCAGGGAGTGCAGAGGCGGGGGTCCCCCCTCCTGGGCCCACCGGGCACCAGGATCTCTGCAGCACACCGCAGCTGCTGGGTCAGGGGAGCGTTGCCTATTTATGTGTCCCAGCACACATTCCCGGTGTCCTCTCTCAGCACACTGTCCACAGCGATCACAGGAGACACCTCAGTCCCTGTGGTTGGGGACAATCGTCCCGGCCAGCAGCCAGGTGCCAGGAGTCTGAcatgaagaaacagcatcaCACACCTGCGGCTGGCTCCGGGGACACGTCTGCTGCCTTCAGGTCTGACTCTGCTGGCACGCACAGCTCTTCTCCTCTTTCGAGCCGAAATAGGAGTTCAGGCTTGAACAGGGCACAGTCTGTTCAAGAGCAAGACAGACATCAGAGGCAAGGTGCGACAGCGTCTTTGTGGGTGCACCCACAGCCTGTCAACAGAGAGTCAGTCCTAGCCTGGAGAAACTTCATCTCTAACCGCGGCAGTAGCAGCGCTGGCACACAGGGAGTTATGGACGCGAAAAGGGACCGTCAGGCAGTGCTTCTAGGGGGAATATGAAAAGACCCCTCTAGCATGTCCCCCAGCAACAACGGCAAGAAAATCCATCCTTGCTCCATGCGGGGAAAATCCCTGCTACAGAGGCCCCCCTGTTCTCCCAGAAATTCACCTTGCAGACAGGAAAATACCCTGAAGCACGGGAAGAGAACTGTAAGGCTCCTGACCGAACATTAGCCTGAGTGCACCTCCCCACAGTCTGCCCCACTGCCTGTACTGGCTCCAACCACCACATACTGGTACTGCTGCTCcgccccagcaggcagcactggctgaGGGTGAAGGGCTGGCTCACCCCACTGCAACAAGCGGCACGGCCATGGGAAGGCAGGagtgccctgccctgccttgggACACACTCGCCCCTCACCTCCTTCCTCAGAGCTTTTGCTCTGCCTCCTCGGGCTGCGCTTGCAGGGATGTCCCACGGCAAGAGGGGACAGCCCTGGCTGGGAGTTCCAGGCCCCTGCTCCATCACCTGAGCACTGGAGAGAATTAATTACAAGCACAAGGCCCTGGCAGGCTAAGCGGGgtgtcacagaatcatttagaatggaaaagacctttaagattgaGTCCAACTGGACCTTTTGGGAAGTCCATTCCCAGCTGTGAGGGCCATGCATTTGAAAATCCACCCAGAAGCACGCCAGCCACTGCCCCAGATCTGCTCCCCTGCCTAGCTGCCCCCCTGCACcgagggagcacagccagcctcaTGCCCCACGCTGGGACAAACACACGGCACATCTGCTGGGCCAACAGCAGGTCACACCAGGATCTAGACAGGTGTGGAAGAAGGAATTTCTGTGATGAGAACCCAGGGAGATCACTGTTCTCCAAGTGAAGGAGACACTGAGTGCTTACTACCCCCTCCTGTGACCACTGCCAGAGGGGACAGGGAATTCAGGGGGTCCTTTGAGGGCTGGAGAGCCTAGTGACATGCAGAGAGGCAGTAAAGTAACCCCAAGAGAGAGCTCTCTGGGCAGCGATGGCAGCTGCCAAACCAGCACAAACGGAGCCTACACAAGGACACCAGCATCTCGTAGTTGCCCTCCATCACAGTCCTGTACAGCTCCTTCTGCCCATCGTCCAGGCTCGCCCACTCCTGCTTGCTGAAGTGCACCGTGATGTCCTCGAAACTCACTGGCACCTGGGAATACAGGAGGGGCTGGGCTTTAGGAGGGGGCAGCTCCCACCCAAACAGCTCCCAGCCCCTCAATGGTCCCATAAGCGTGCCTCAGGCTCCCTCTCAGCCTCTTCAACCTCCCACCAGCTCCCTAAGTGAGCCCCCAGGTCCACTTCCAGCCCCCATCAtaccccccccagccccctatGTTGCCCCATAGCTCATCACTGGCCCCCAGCCACCCCTCAGCCCCACAATGGCCCCCTATGTGACGCCCCAGGCCTCTTTCCATCCCTGTAAGTGGGCCCCCACCTCAGCCCCACAAAAGCCTATGTGACCCCCCAGGTCCGcttccagccccactgccccacccccagccccctaaGTGCCCCCCCCACTCATTAccagcccacccacccccctcagCCCCACAATACACCCCTACGTGACCCCTCCCAGGCCTGCTTCCAACCCCCTAAGTAGCCCCCATGGCCCATCACCAGCCCCTCCTCAGACGCACAGCAGCCCCCCCTAAGTGACCCGCCAGGCCCACTTCCAGCCCCCACcacccgcccccagccccctaaGCGGCCCCAGGGCCACAgaccccccccccaagccccacaGGGACCCCCATCCCACGCCTCCCTCGGTCCGGCCGTACCGCGGGGAGCGGCAGCTCCCAGGGGAGCGCGTCCCACACCGCCGCCTCCGCCCGCTCCGGCGCCCGGAGGTGGGCGTGCAGCTCCGCCATGGCCCGGCCGCGGCCACGCAGGGGCCAGCCCGTGCCCCCGGCCCGCCTTCCCTCCGAGCCGCAcagcgccccctgccggccgGGCGCCACTGCACACTGCCCTCCCTTGCCGGTACCTCTGCGGGGCGGGGGCTCCCGGCGCCGGGCTCCCCCGCCGGAAAACGCCTCTGCGGGGGGATTTCGGCGGATTGCCTCCCCGCTGGCTGTCCCCCTCAGATCAGCGATTTCTCGGTGACGGACAGCTGTCCATCACGGCAGCGGCGCGGTGCTGCGGGCCGCCGGCCGGCGGGGGCGCTGCGGCGAGCGGCCGCGGGAGCGTCACCCCCAGCAGGCAAAGCGCCGCGGAGAGGCggagcggcggcagcggcgTGCCACGGCCGGGGCGGTGGCGGGAGCGTGCCAggagcgggcggggggcgggccgggAGGGAGCGGGGAGGACAAGGGCCGGGCCCGGGAGCCTGGGCAGGGGGTACCCGCGGCCCCACGCAGGTACTGGGGCCGGGTGCCGGGCGGGAGGAGCGGGCGGGCCCGTCCCGGGGCGCTGCTGACCCGCAGCCCCGAAGGCGCCCGGCGGCGGCAGGAGCCGCGCTGCAGCCCCGCGGGCCCCGGGCCCGGTGTCCGGCCGGCGGGCAGAGCCGCGGCGATGGAGCCCCCGCATCCGGCCGGCCTCTGCTTGCCCGCCGCGAACAGagccccgcggcccggcggcTCCAGCATCTCGCTGTGGACGGTGGTGGCGGCCGTGCAGGCAGTGGAGCGGAGCGTGGACGCCCACGCCGCGCGGCTGCTCAGCTTGGAGCGCCGGACGGTGACCACCGAGAAGAAGTACTTCGACTGCGAGAAAACGGTGGTGGAGTTCGGGAGCCAGCTGGAAAGTAAGCTGGCCGTGCTGGGCACCCTCATCCAGGAGtacaggcagctccagcagcgcCTGGAGAACATGGAGAACCTCCTGAAGAACAAGAATTTTAGGATCCTGCAGCTGCCCCCCGGGGATGCGGTCCCCAAGGTAACAAACAGCTCGTTAGCGGCTCTGAGGGACCCATCGGCAGCCGCAGGCGCTTTGTCCCtcggggcgcagcccctcgaCATCTCCTGAACAGTTCGGTGGGCACCGCAGGAGCAGCCCACCTTCTCATCGCCCTCATCGCCCACCATGCCGAAGCGTTGGGGCAGCGGTCGCTCACCTCCCTGCTCACATACATGTTTAGATCCAGCAGTACCCCCCTGCAAAGGGAGAGGTGGTCGAGTTTTAAGGATTAACGGCAGGTCCCGTGTGATGGGTTCGGGCTCTGCGCACAGGGAGGCGGGAATATTGTGGAATTCAGTTTGTCCTCCCAAGAATTAGCAAACTTCTGTAAACAGAATATCTGAGCCGCTACTCCATGTCCTGAGGGTGCCCCAAGgcaggaaattttttttcccttcttgatGCCTGATGGCAGTAATAAATAGAAAGGAGGGTACCCTGGCTCCAGGTCCCAGACCCGGTGCCGAGTGTGTCACTGCTACGATTGCAGGGCCCGGTGGTGTTTGAAAGCACTGCCACTTGCTTCTCTGCACAGGACTGGGAGAACCTGGAGGAATGGCAGAGGGAGCTGTACAAAAACGTGCTGAGAGGGAAGAACGAATCCCTGATCTCTCTGGGTAAGTATCGCTGTTCTAGTCAGTTACCAGTGCTTCTGGATGAGCTCCCTTGGTGTCTTTCTCCCACACCTGGGAAGCAGATCTGTAGAGGGGTAGAGAAGCTGGTGCCTGTTGTTGGGGGCAGCGCAGAGCGCAGCAGGTGTCACATCCAGTCACACTGGCACTCGCGGGGACGTGGGCGCTGGCCGCAGTCACCTCCACGCCCCCCGCATTGCCTggtgccagcacagccccttccctggggCTGGCGGGGCTTTCCCCACGGGGTAGG
Coding sequences:
- the LOC102055997 gene encoding zinc finger protein 398-like, with the protein product MAELHAHLRAPERAEAAVWDALPWELPLPAVPVSFEDITVHFSKQEWASLDDGQKELYRTVMEGNYEMLVSLYCALFKPELLFRLERGEELCVPAESDLKAADVSPEPAAEPGCLSNDSLLEQVTKESCEENCRDLKESRSLAMTADCIAPHIPHEATAIPADLSQPTLLPSCPVPTRCHEEVNPSWSPAPPPAAADANVGVPMEVPQEEVVAEKQAVPVTPSKGLEEEDTKDSGNGGQGLVADVPNELVKEAIPDVRRTMPQADPSCTITSPRKPIESPCVGRTATCQRNSTREKSYSCPVCRKNFLLKINLIIHQRNHRNSVPYVCTHCGCNFMSKKKIRRHLRFWASKGFCQPLEGEQCPGRAVGPASQPCTQSSTMWQVPNPNQYPLSPGVMYTCNLCAENYSSQRFLVLRQHRLTTA